The following are encoded together in the Coffea arabica cultivar ET-39 chromosome 1c, Coffea Arabica ET-39 HiFi, whole genome shotgun sequence genome:
- the LOC113704704 gene encoding enoyl-[acyl-carrier-protein] reductase [NADH], chloroplastic-like, with amino-acid sequence MAVAAACSLQFTAARPSIIPARRVLGQAVGHVGSDPNAASWIKLSSACHTSSLQPFQCNFMSSSAKTERMVTKAMSEAGEKQSSSGLSLNLKGKRAFIAGVADDNGYGWAIAKSLAAAGAEILVGTWVPALNIFETSLRRGKFDESRVLPGGSLMEITKVYPLDAVYDNREDVPEDVKANKRYAGSSNWTVKEVAESVKEDFGSIDVLVHSLANGPEVTKPLLETSRKGYLAAISASSYSYVSLLKHFLPIMKPGGSSISLTYIASEKIIPGYGGGMSSAKAALESDTRVLAFEAGRKHKVRVNTISAGPLRSRAAKAIGFIDMMIDYSLANAPLQKELSADEVGNTAAFLASPLASAITGAVIYVDNGLNAMGVGVDSPIFKDLDIPKANA; translated from the exons ATGGCAGTAGCTGCAGCTTGCAGCTTGCAGTTTACTGCAGCTAGACCTTCTATTATCCCGGCTCGAAGAGTTTTGGGGCAAGCTGTTGGCCACGTTGGTTCAGACCCTAATGCAGCATCGTGGATTAAACTTTCAAGTGCTTGTCATACATCATCTTTACAACCTTTCCAGTGCAACTTCATGTCATCTTCTGCAAAAACTGAGAGAATGGTAACAAAGGCAATGTCTGAGGCTGGAGAAAAGCAGTCGTCATCGGGTCTATCACTTAACCTAAAAG GCAAAAGAGCATTTATTGCTGGTGTGGCTGATGACAATGGCTATGGTTGGGCAATTGCAAAATCTCTTGCTGCTGCGGGTGCTGAAATTCTCGTCGGAACCTGGGTTCCT GCCTTGAACATCTTTGAAACAAGTCTACGACGTGGGAAATTTGATGAATCGCGTGT GTTGCCAGGTGGTTCTCTAATGGAGATAACAAAAGTTTATCCCCTAGATGCAGTTTATGATAACCGTGAGGACGTCCCTGAAGAt GTAAAAGCAAACAAGCGGTATGCTGGTTCCAGTAATTGGACTGTCAAG GAGGTTGCGGAATCTGTGAAAGAGGATTTTGGCAGCATTGATGTTCTTGTTCACTCCCTGGCTAATGGGCCAGAG GTGACTAAACCTCTGTTGGAGACTTCACGGAAGGGATATCTTGCAGCAATCTCTGCATCTAGCTATTCATATGTTTCTTTGCTGAAGCACTTCCTTCCAATTATGAAACCAG GTGGTTCTTCCATTTCTCTGACATATATTGCTTCTGAGAAGATCATTCCAGG ATATGGAGGAGGCATGAGCTCGGCAAAGGCAGCTCTTGAAAGTGACACAAGA GTACTTGCTTTTGAAGCTGGAAGGAAGCATAAAGTCAGAGTCAACACAATATCTGCCG GTCCATTAAGAAGCCGTGCTGCAAAAGCCATTGGCTTCATCGATATGATGATCGATTATTCACTAGCCAATGCACCTCTCCAGAAAGAATTATCCGCAG ATGAGGTCGGGAACACGGCTGCTTTCCTAGCTTCTCCACTGGCATCTGCTATTACCGGTGCTGTAATATACGTGGACAATGGTCTGAATGCAATGGGCGTAGGAGTTGACAGTCCTATATTCAAAGATCTTGACATTCCAAAGGCAAATGCCTGA
- the LOC113736702 gene encoding non-structural maintenance of chromosomes element 4 homolog A-like → MTRRDGSVDQNTDQSTEHSTDRRQSEAFRREIRAGYHAIHNRINVGRDEIASADSPMFKTILEDVEKLHQQVVKPREQVADAQVMLNLTTTLLTSTESLGLGAFTPANFVSSLKRQFAEDSQRIQSGNSSNSISWKAIGRAAAHVFKQGIGCRTMIGPMELMFKPQKCTVVRRHRRLIEKEKPKEVNSEEETQNDMIVAVMFGALKRNNPVKLDNLILNRHSFAQTVENLFALSFLVRDGRVFMEVDENGSHLVSPRNAPVRRSVVSGEVKYSHFIFRLDFADWKLMMDSVPRGEELMPHRKYVDDPADEELEVELETKNVQLLLDTPPPPGVSQEKCELKGFEMGESSRKRRQLLPEMTETGRASNPKCRRKLL, encoded by the exons ATGACAAGAAGAGACGGTTCTGTTGATCAAAATACTGACCAAAGTACTGAGCATAGTACTGATCGAAGGCAGTCTGAGGCCTTTCGCAGGGAAATACGTGCTGGTTATCATGCCATACATAATCGGAttaatg TGGGAAGAGATGAGATAGCAAGTGCAGATTCACCAATGTTTAAAACCATCCTCGAAGATGTGGAAAAGTTGCATCAGCAAG TTGTTAAACCAAGGGAGCAAGTTGCAGATGCACAGGTTATGCTTAATCTTACTACCACGTTGCTCACCTCGACTGAATCGCTTGGTCTTGGGGCATTCACCCCCGCAAACTTTGTTTCTTCACTAAAAAGACAGTTTGCGGAAGATTCTCAGAGAATACAATCTGGGAATTCTTCAAATTCAATCAGTTGGAAAGCTATTGGCCGTGCTGCTGCACATGTTTTCAAGCAAGGAATAGGATGTCGGACCAT GATTGGGCCCatggaattgatgtttaagCCACAGAAATGTACAGTTGTTAGAAGACATCGCAGGCTAATCGAGAAGGAAAAACCAAAGGAG GTCAATTCAGAGGAGGAGACGCAGAATGATATGATTGTTGCAGTGATGTTTGGTGCCCTGAAGAGAAATAATCCTGTTAAGCTTGACAATCTTATACTTAACAGGCATTCCTTTGCTCAAACGGTAGAGAATCTGTTTGCACTCTCTTTCTTAGTAAGAGATGGTCGGGTTTTCATGGAGGTGGATGAAAACGGCTCTCATTTAGTTT CTCCAAGAAATGCTCCCGTTCGCCGTTCAGTTGTGAGCGGGGAGGTTAAATACAGCCACTTTATTTTCAGACTTGACTTTGCTGATTGGAAG CTTATGATGGATTCAGTGCCAAGGGGTGAAGAGCTCATGCCACACAGGAAGTATGTGGACGATCCAGCTGATGAAGAGCTTGAAGTAGAGTTGGAGACAAAGAACGTTCAACTGCTGTTAGATACACCTCCACCACCAGGTGTATCTCAGGAAAAGTGTGAATTGAAAGGATTTGAAATGGGAGAATCTTCAAGAAAACGTCGGCAACTCCTACCAGAAATGACTGAAACTGGTCGGGCCAGCAACCCAAAGTGCAGGAGAAAGCTACTCTGA